Proteins encoded together in one Bradyrhizobium sp. PSBB068 window:
- the sseA gene encoding 3-mercaptopyruvate sulfurtransferase — MTVADDPLVSTEWLAAHLGDANVKLLDATFKLPGVLPLPKDDYLTAHLPGAVFFDVDAVSDHSNPLPHMFPSAEQFGRDVGGLGVSNADTVVIYDAGGWVAAPRAWWMFLSYGHRNVRILNGGLKKWRAEGRAVESGEVKPKPATFHASYDPKRVRSIEQMIANVESRKEQVIDARAAERFEGRAAEPRPGIRAGHIPGARNVPYSQLFDAATGEMRPLDDLRRSFTGAGVKLDAPIVTSCGSGVSAGVLTLALYRIGVTDTALYDGSWSEWGQASGPPIATGPA; from the coding sequence ATGACCGTTGCCGACGATCCGCTCGTTTCGACCGAATGGCTGGCCGCGCATCTCGGCGATGCCAACGTCAAGCTCCTTGATGCGACCTTCAAGCTGCCCGGCGTGCTGCCGCTGCCGAAGGATGATTATCTTACAGCCCATCTGCCCGGCGCCGTGTTCTTCGACGTCGACGCGGTGTCGGATCATTCCAATCCGCTGCCGCACATGTTCCCGAGCGCCGAGCAGTTCGGCCGCGATGTCGGCGGGCTCGGCGTCAGCAATGCCGACACCGTCGTGATCTACGACGCCGGCGGCTGGGTCGCAGCACCCCGCGCCTGGTGGATGTTCCTGTCCTACGGTCATCGCAACGTGCGCATCCTCAACGGCGGCCTCAAGAAGTGGCGCGCCGAGGGCAGGGCGGTCGAGAGCGGCGAGGTGAAGCCGAAGCCTGCGACGTTCCACGCAAGCTACGATCCGAAGCGGGTGCGCAGCATCGAGCAGATGATCGCCAATGTCGAAAGCCGCAAGGAGCAGGTGATCGATGCCCGCGCCGCCGAGCGCTTCGAGGGCCGCGCGGCAGAGCCGCGGCCGGGTATCCGCGCCGGCCACATCCCGGGCGCCCGCAACGTGCCCTATAGCCAATTGTTCGATGCCGCGACCGGCGAGATGAGGCCGCTCGACGACCTGCGCAGATCGTTCACGGGTGCCGGCGTGAAGCTCGATGCGCCGATCGTGACCAGCTGCGGCTCAGGCGTTTCGGCCGGCGTGCTGACGCTCGCGCTTTACCGGATCGGCGTCACCGACACTGCGCTCTATGACGGCTCGTGGTCGGAATGGGGCCAAGCAAGCGGCCCGCCGATCGCGACCGGGCCGGCCTGA
- a CDS encoding L,D-transpeptidase family protein: MINRILTICAATALGLAGTSLARAQQGYPAPQGPSYSVAPQPYSQGNMPDFDAINDDDDAPRNSAALPPPGPVMSPDDPRYGRPMNAPVYSDRGAPTGPVMSPDDPRYGRPMNAPVYSDRGAPTGPVMSPDDPRYGRPMGPPPVIYGDRGGPQQANRDNGVPAAGVSYGDDRGGMRPPEGVTGAVPQQQAPVDANGKPLQIAALPVDEQPEDGPAQLPPNLRRQEVAFATKEPAGTIVVDTPNTYLYYVLGNGRAIRYGVRVGRDGFTWTGVQKITRKAEWPDWHPPTEMIERQPYLPRFMAGGPGNPLGARAMYLGSTVYRIHGTNQPSTIGKFVSSGCIGMLNEDVSDLFERAKVGTRVVVLPGGAAPGTTTASAAPPPNPIAPAPTQAQAAPLPGTQPTSVQPLPAPVTVR; encoded by the coding sequence ATGATCAACCGCATTCTGACGATTTGCGCTGCCACGGCTCTCGGCCTGGCGGGAACCTCGCTCGCGCGTGCGCAGCAGGGGTACCCGGCTCCCCAAGGCCCGTCCTATTCGGTCGCGCCGCAGCCCTACTCGCAGGGCAACATGCCGGATTTCGACGCCATCAACGACGATGACGATGCGCCGCGCAATTCGGCCGCGCTGCCGCCGCCCGGCCCGGTGATGTCCCCGGACGACCCGCGCTACGGCCGTCCGATGAATGCGCCCGTCTATTCCGATCGCGGTGCGCCGACCGGTCCCGTGATGTCGCCGGACGATCCGCGCTACGGCCGTCCGATGAACGCTCCGGTCTATTCCGACCGTGGTGCGCCGACTGGCCCGGTGATGTCGCCCGATGATCCGCGTTACGGCCGTCCGATGGGGCCGCCGCCGGTGATCTATGGCGATCGTGGGGGCCCGCAACAGGCTAACCGCGACAATGGTGTTCCCGCCGCCGGCGTGTCCTATGGCGACGACCGCGGCGGCATGCGTCCGCCCGAGGGCGTGACCGGAGCCGTGCCGCAGCAGCAAGCGCCGGTCGATGCCAACGGCAAGCCGTTGCAGATCGCAGCGCTGCCGGTAGACGAGCAGCCGGAAGACGGACCGGCGCAACTGCCGCCGAACCTGCGTCGCCAGGAAGTGGCGTTCGCGACCAAGGAGCCGGCAGGCACGATCGTCGTCGATACGCCGAACACCTATCTCTATTACGTCCTCGGCAATGGCCGGGCGATCCGCTACGGCGTCCGCGTCGGCCGCGATGGCTTCACCTGGACCGGCGTGCAGAAGATCACCCGCAAGGCCGAGTGGCCGGATTGGCATCCGCCGACGGAAATGATCGAGCGTCAGCCCTATCTGCCGCGCTTCATGGCCGGCGGACCCGGCAACCCGCTCGGCGCCCGCGCGATGTATCTCGGCTCGACCGTGTACCGCATTCACGGCACCAACCAGCCGTCGACCATCGGCAAGTTCGTCTCGTCCGGCTGCATCGGCATGCTGAACGAGGACGTCTCAGACCTGTTTGAACGCGCCAAGGTCGGCACCCGCGTGGTTGTGCTGCCCGGCGGCGCAGCCCCGGGAACGACGACGGCTTCCGCCGCGCCGCCGCCCAACCCGATCGCCCCCGCGCCGACCC